CCGCCGGGCCACCTGCTCCCCCCCAGCGCCAGCGCATCCACATGCGCCAGCAGGCGCTCCTCCGGTCCGCTCACGACCTCTCGTGGCGTGTAGCGCGAGGAGCCATGACTGTCCTCCCACCGCTTGAATAGAAACGCGGCTTCGTCCAGGTGCTCCTCCGCGATGTCCCAGCGAAGGAGCTGCGGGGCTGCATGGATGGCCATGACGGCTTGAACGTTAGCCGTCAGCCGCCCCTCACGCCCAAGGCCCCAGACCTCGCTTCTTCTTGCAAACGTTCAATCCATTGCAAGTCCGAAGCAACCCCGCAATCCCTCTCAGGTCCGCATCTTCAGCCGCGTCTCGTGGACAGCATCGCCCACGGCGCCGGCCTTCTCTCGCTCGGCGGCGCGCAGCAGGCGGAGGATGCCAGGGCCGAGCACGTCGATTTCCGTGGAGGCATAGGCCTCCGTGCCGAAGCGCCGGATGGTCTCCGTCTGCTTTTTGAGGATGCGCGCGTCCTGCCCGAAGATGTGGAGCGCCACCGGCATGATGAGCGGCAGCGCCGCGCGCACCAGCCACCGGGGCAAGGGCAGACGGAACGTCACCACCGCGAACACCAGCGTGTCCCACTCCGACACGGGCGTCATCGCCGACGTCACCATGATGTGGCTGGTATCCCCGATGCGGTACTCCACCTGCGCGATGGATGGCATCAGGAAGCGGTCGAAGTGCTGCACCACCCCGCCGCCCGGCGCCAGCAACTTGCCCACGAGCCCGCTGGGACGCGGCTCGCCGATGTACTCGGCCTCCACCTTGTCCGCGCTCCGGCGCACCACGACTTCAATCTCGTTGCGCTTCTCCTCCGTGCGGAACAATCCCCCGTGGAGGTACGCCGTATGCGGCACGTCCAGCGTGTTCTCCAGCGTGGCGTGTAGCGAGCCCGGGGCGCGCAGCATGCGGCGCACGGTGGAGTACTCCCGCGCCTCCAGCAGCGGGAAGCGGTAGGGCTCCGTCGTCGGCTCGACGCCGGGCGTGGAGTAGACCCAGACGAAGCCATCCTGCTCCCGCGTGGCATGCGCCGTGGCGCAGCGGGCACGGGCCCCCGGCTCCCCGAGGAAGCCCGGAATGGCGCGGCACTGGCCCGCGCCGTCGAAGCGCCAGCCGTGATAGCCGCACTGGAGCTGCCCTTCCTTCACCCGGCCGAGTGACAGCGGCACGTTCCGGTGCGGACAGCGGTCCACCAGGGTCGCGGGCTTGCCCCCCTCCCCTCGAAAGAGCACCAGGGGCGAGCCCTGGAGCGTTCGCGCCAGGGGCTTGTCTCCCAGCTCGCTCGAAGCGCAGAGGATGAACCAGGCGTTGGGCAGGTGGACGACGGAGATATGTCCGGCGGGCGTACCAGGGGTGCGCCCCTCCTCGCGAGAGCTCATGGAGGACACTCTAATCGGCCTCGACCGCGAGTGAAGGCCTCCGCGATGTCCGACCCGCCATGCCTGGACACCCGGGTGCCCTCCTTACGCGGGCAGGTTCGCGGCGCGCTGCGCGGCCTCCGGGTTGGGGGTCTGCGGCATGACACCGCCCCCCATCCGCCAGCAGGACTCCGAGCACCGCGCACACATGTCCGCGCACGCCTTCAGCAGCCTGTCCTCGCCCAGGCGCGCGCAGGACTCCGCGCAGCGCCCGCAGACCTCCGAGCACGCGAAGCAGGTCCGGGAGTGGAGCTCCGAGCCACGCAGCATGAAGTTCGCGCTCGTCTGGCAGATCTCCGCGCAATCCATGAGCAGGCGCAGGTGCTTCGCCTCCGCATGCCTGCCACCCTTCCCCAGACAGTACGTCAGTGTCTCCAGGCAGACGCGCTGACAGGCCAGGCAGTCCTCGATGCACTGGCTCAACTCGGTGTCGAACGTCATCACCTCGGCAGGGGCCATGGGCTCCACCTTTCAGGGTCGCGGGGTTGGACCTCAACGGTGGGCATCCCCCAAGGCCCCTCCCTGGACCCCAGACGGGCCGCCTGCACCCCATGCGTCCTAGAGCTTCAGCTTCCGCAGCCGGAGCGCGTTGCCGATGACGGACACCGACGACAGGCTCATGGCGGCGCTGGCGAAGATGGGGCTCAGGAGCAGGCCGAAGACGGGGTACAGCACTCCGGCGGCCAACGGCACCCCCACCGCGTTGTAGATGAAGGCGAAGAAGAGGTTCTGCCGGATGTTGCGCAGCGTGCCCTGACTCAGGCGGCGAGCCCGGGCGATGGCGCGCAGGTCCCCCTTCACCAGCGTCACCGCCGCGCTCTCCATGGCGATGTCCGTCCCCGTGCCCATGGCGATGCCCACGTCCGCCTGCGCCAGCGCGGGCGCGTCGTTGACGCCGTCCCCCGCCATGGCCACCACGCGGCCCTCCCGCTGAAGCCGATGGACGGCGTCGCCCTTCGCCTCGGGCTGCACGCCGGCGATGACCTCGGTGATGCCCAACCGGCGCGCCACCGCGTCCGCCGTCGTCTGGCTGTCCCCCGTGAGCATCACCACCCGGAGCCCCTCCGCGCGCAGCAGCGCCAGGGCCTCCGGCGTGGAGTCCTTCACCGGGTCCTCCACGCCCAGCGCGCCCGCCACCTGCCCGTCCACCGCCACCAGCACCACCGTCTGGCCTTCGGCCCGCAGCGCCTCGGCGCGGCCCGCCAGCGGCCCCACCTCCACCGGGAGCGTCTCCATCAACGCCGCGTTGCCCAGCGCCACCTCGGCCCCCTCCACGCGCCCCGTGACGCCCTTCCCCGTCAGTGAGCGGAAGTCCTCCACCGGCGACACGGGCGCGCCCCGCGCCTTCGCGCCCGCGACGATGGCGGACGCCAATGGATGCTCGCTGCCACGCTCCAGGCTCGCGGCCAGGTGCAGCAGCCGCGTCTCATCGAAGCCTCGCGCGGGAAGCACCGTCACCAGGCGCGGCTTGCCCTCGGTGAGCGTGCCTGTCTTGTCCACCACGAGCGTGTCCACCGCCTCCAACCGCTCCAGCGCCGCCGCGTCGCGGATGAGCACCCCCGCCTGGGCGCCGCGCCCCGTGCCCACCATCACGGACATGGGCGTGGCCAGTCCCAGCGCACAGGGGCAGGCGATGATGAGCACCGCCACCGCGTTCACCACCGCGTGCGCCAGCCGGGGCTCGGGGCCCCAGAGGGCCCACACCCCGGCCGTCACCACCGCCACCGCGATGACTCCCGGAACGAAGACGGCCGCCACCTTGTCCGCGAGCCGTTGGATGGGCGCTCGCGTCCGCTGCGCCTCGCTCACCCGCTGGACGATTCGCGACAGCAGCGTGTCCTGCCCCACCCGCTGCGCCCGCATCACCAGCGAGCCCGTCCCATTCACCGTGCCGCCCGTCACCTGCGCGTCCGGGCCCTTCTCCAGCGGGAGCGATTCCCCCGTCACCATCGATTCATCCACGGCGCTGGCGCCTTGAAGCACCACGCCGTCCACGGGGACCTTCTCTCCCGGGCGGACACGCAGCGTGTCGCCGGGCTGGACCTGCGTGAGAGGGACGTCTTCCTCGTGTCCCTCAGCGTCGATGCGCCGGGCCACCGCGGGTGCCAGGCTCAGCAGCGCGCGCAACGCCCCCGACGTGGCGTGCCGGGCCCGCAGCTCCAGGACCTGCCCCAGCGCGACCAGGGTGACGATGACGGCGGCGGCCTCGAAGTAGAGCGGCGCGGTGCCGCCGTGCCCCGTGCGCAGGCCTTGCGGCAGGGCCTGGGGCAGCAGCGTGGCGAAGACGCTGAAGAGATACGCCGCGCCCGTGCCCAGCGCGATGAGGGTGAACATGTTCAGGTGCCGGTTGCGCACCGATGCCCAGCCGCGCTGGAAGAAGGGCCACCCGGCCCAGAGCACCACCGGCGTGGCCAGCACGAGCTGCGCCCAGGCCAGCACGCTCGCGGACACCGCGTGCTGCACCGGCTGACCGGGAAGCATGTCCGACATGGCCAGCACGAGCAGCGGCACGGTGAACGCCAGCCCCACGCGGAAGCGCAGCCGCATGGATTGGAGCTCCGGGTCCGGCGCCTCCTCGGGCAGCACGGTGCGCGGCTCCAGCGCCATGCCGCAGACAGGGCAGCTCCCCGGGCCGTCCTTCACCACCTCCGGGTGCATGGGGCACACGTATTCGACGTGGGTCCGTGGCACGGGCGGCGCCTCGGGCTCCAGCGCCATGCCGCACTTCGGGCAGGCCCCGGGATGCGACTGCCGGACCTCCGGGTCCATGGGGCAGACGTACACGGCGCCGGGCGCGGCGGGTGCTGGCACGGCCTCCGCCGACGAGAGATACCGCTCCGGGTCGGCGCGGAAGCGCTCCCGGCACTTCGGGTTGCAGAAGGAATAGGTGTGGCCGGCGTGCTCCCACCGTCCGCCCCGCGGGGCCTCTGGGTCGACCGTCATTCCGCAGACGGGGTCGAAAGCGGGCGCCTCTCCGGACGGAGAGGGAGGAGGCAGGTGGGAATGTGGCGCGTGGGGGTGCGAATGGGGCTGAGACATGGCGCTGGGAGGCTCCTTTCGCCCAGGCCAACGAAGCACCCGGTCGGCTCTTACAGGGTGTCTTCCCTGAGGTAATTCCTCCTGTGCCCACGGGCATTTACTTCGGACACAAACAACGTAGCCTCCTGCCATGGCAGGCCGTCGCGAACCCCTGGACGAGGAGCAGCGAGCCCTTCACGACTCATGGGACACGGTGCTCCGCACGGTGGGCCGGGTGGTGCTGGGGACGGTGCTCATCTGGGGCGTGTGCTCGGCGCTGCGCTACGGCGTCCACGCCACCAGTGACACGCTGCTCGCGTTCGCCGCGGGGCGGGTCCTGTGGTGGGCGCCGCTGGTGCTCGCGGCGGTGCTGCTGCTGGGGGGCTGCTGCGCGGGTTGCTCAACCGCCGGCCTGGCTGGAGTGACGTGGCGTCGGACGGCGTGAATGTCGCGCTGGCCAACTACCACATCACCTACGAGGACCCGGCGGACGACCCACGCCCGCGCTACTCCCTGCCAGCCATCGGGCTGGCGCTCCGCAAGGCGTTCGCGACGCTGCTGACGTTGGGCACCGGGGCGTCGGGCGGCCTGGAAGGCCCCGTGGTGCTGGTGGGCGAGTCCCTGGGCGCGGGCGTGGCCCGGCTGACGCGCGCCCGCTCCGAACACACGCTGCGCACCTGTCAGCTCGCGGGCATCACCGCGGCGGTGGGGACGCTGCTCAATGCCCCCTTCGCCGCGGCGCTCTTCGCGCTCGAGGTCGTCTACGGCAACCGCATCGTCTACCGGAAGCTGGCGTATTGCCTGCTGGCGGCCGTCATCACCTACGCGCTCAACAACCGCCTCTACGGCTTTCGCCCCATCTTCGTGGCACCGCCCCACGCGCACACGTACACGCTGGGCGAGT
This genomic window from Myxococcus hansupus contains:
- a CDS encoding heavy metal translocating P-type ATPase; the encoded protein is MSQPHSHPHAPHSHLPPPSPSGEAPAFDPVCGMTVDPEAPRGGRWEHAGHTYSFCNPKCRERFRADPERYLSSAEAVPAPAAPGAVYVCPMDPEVRQSHPGACPKCGMALEPEAPPVPRTHVEYVCPMHPEVVKDGPGSCPVCGMALEPRTVLPEEAPDPELQSMRLRFRVGLAFTVPLLVLAMSDMLPGQPVQHAVSASVLAWAQLVLATPVVLWAGWPFFQRGWASVRNRHLNMFTLIALGTGAAYLFSVFATLLPQALPQGLRTGHGGTAPLYFEAAAVIVTLVALGQVLELRARHATSGALRALLSLAPAVARRIDAEGHEEDVPLTQVQPGDTLRVRPGEKVPVDGVVLQGASAVDESMVTGESLPLEKGPDAQVTGGTVNGTGSLVMRAQRVGQDTLLSRIVQRVSEAQRTRAPIQRLADKVAAVFVPGVIAVAVVTAGVWALWGPEPRLAHAVVNAVAVLIIACPCALGLATPMSVMVGTGRGAQAGVLIRDAAALERLEAVDTLVVDKTGTLTEGKPRLVTVLPARGFDETRLLHLAASLERGSEHPLASAIVAGAKARGAPVSPVEDFRSLTGKGVTGRVEGAEVALGNAALMETLPVEVGPLAGRAEALRAEGQTVVLVAVDGQVAGALGVEDPVKDSTPEALALLRAEGLRVVMLTGDSQTTADAVARRLGITEVIAGVQPEAKGDAVHRLQREGRVVAMAGDGVNDAPALAQADVGIAMGTGTDIAMESAAVTLVKGDLRAIARARRLSQGTLRNIRQNLFFAFIYNAVGVPLAAGVLYPVFGLLLSPIFASAAMSLSSVSVIGNALRLRKLKL
- a CDS encoding aromatic ring-hydroxylating oxygenase subunit alpha, which produces MSSREEGRTPGTPAGHISVVHLPNAWFILCASSELGDKPLARTLQGSPLVLFRGEGGKPATLVDRCPHRNVPLSLGRVKEGQLQCGYHGWRFDGAGQCRAIPGFLGEPGARARCATAHATREQDGFVWVYSTPGVEPTTEPYRFPLLEAREYSTVRRMLRAPGSLHATLENTLDVPHTAYLHGGLFRTEEKRNEIEVVVRRSADKVEAEYIGEPRPSGLVGKLLAPGGGVVQHFDRFLMPSIAQVEYRIGDTSHIMVTSAMTPVSEWDTLVFAVVTFRLPLPRWLVRAALPLIMPVALHIFGQDARILKKQTETIRRFGTEAYASTEIDVLGPGILRLLRAAEREKAGAVGDAVHETRLKMRT
- a CDS encoding four-helix bundle copper-binding protein: MAPAEVMTFDTELSQCIEDCLACQRVCLETLTYCLGKGGRHAEAKHLRLLMDCAEICQTSANFMLRGSELHSRTCFACSEVCGRCAESCARLGEDRLLKACADMCARCSESCWRMGGGVMPQTPNPEAAQRAANLPA